From the genome of Mastacembelus armatus chromosome 5, fMasArm1.2, whole genome shotgun sequence:
GACATTGTCATGGTAATAGATCAAAATGTTGCAGGCACCAGTGGTTGGTGGATGTGCTCTCTGTATGGACGGCATGGTTTGGCCCCTGCAAATAGACTGCAGCTCTTACCACAAACTGTAACCAGTCCAAGGTCCCTATGTCATGCCACAGAAAGATCCAAATTAATTGATACCGAAACTGATGATAGTATGCAAAATATCTACCAGATCCCAAGTGTGCCTCGACTGTCCAGCAGTCCAGCTTATGAACGCATGGACATGATATACAAGGTCCCGTCCATTCCTCTATCAGCTTCAAAAAGTCCAGCTCCATCAGAAGGACATGTGGGAAACAAGGTATAACACGTTTCTGCAGAAAATtctttgtttatgtttaaaagagaaaaatgtagaTGTGACTCTTTTGCTACAAGGTCAAAGTTGGTTCACTTCCTTGGGAAGTGCTATTTCTTATGATTAGAGAGGTAGACTGTTGCAGAAATGCAATGCTGTGAACCCCCTGCTGGCAAAAGAGCTTACAGATGGGAACCGGGGGCCTCTCTCCATGGGGACAGGCATGCAGTAGCAAGGTCTTTATGGGCCTGTAAAaggcaaacagacacagacctCAGACACTTTTAACTGCTAACAGCAATTTATTCTGCTAGCAAACCCAGAAAGAGAGAAGTATCTGTATGGGTGCATGTTTGGGGAAATATATACCCATATGTTCACCATTCTCCTTCCTGCTCAAGGGGAGTCCTGTTCCTTTCTGCAGTAGCCACCTCATATTCAGTGAGCAGCATGGTTTCTATTACTGAGCTATGTTAATTGGCAGTGTATTCATAATGGGGTTTCCTGGCACTCTAAAAAGGCTTCAGAGCGAGCACTGTCCCTATAAATGCATTGATGCGGAGTTCAGTGAGGTAGCTTTTGCTTTGATCAAGTGCAAGTGTTGCCAGTCCACTCTGATATTAGAGcctgtctgtcctgtctgcaGTCCATTTCCTTCAAAATGGTGTCCAGTCCAGAAGGGGAGGTTTATGATGTCCCATGCCAAGCGAGACGAGCTTCTATTTTACCTGTGAGTTCCTGgacacacacgcaaacaaacaaaaatgatcaaaagTAGATATTTTCAACTGCCCCTTAAGGGGGCATTGCTCtgctgtcttcatttttattgtgatcTTATATATGCAGGCATCAACAACTCCAAGACGCATGTCACAAAAACACTCACTGATTTCAAGTTTGGACCTGGAAAAAAGATTTGACTCTCCGAAGAGTTTAAGGTGTAGCAGTCCAGGAGACTCTTATGTAAGTTTTAGACATTACAAGGATTATTGAAAGAACTTAAAATATGCTTACTTTGAAATGCAGTCTTTGTTTCTAAATCTTTTAAATATTCTTCACCTCTTCTAAGGCTTCATCATAGTTGAAACAACCTAATATGTTTCCACTAATGGCGTGGAAAAAGCAGCTAACGTACTGAGCGGCAGCACTAGGCACAGTATTGAGTGTAGTTCACCCATgatttttttcaccattttaacTACTTTGACAACATTGTTCTTGTGAACAGGTGTATGCAGTTCCACCATCTTTGCCTCAGGACCCGAACTATGACATCCCTGTCCCCTCAGCCACAGAAGCCCAAACAAAAGTGAATGGTGGGTACAGCACCCTTCCCAATCCATACAAGTCTGAGTGGATCTATGATGTCCCAGTGAGTCCTGAGAAACAAGGTTCACCCCAAGGCTCCCATAAAACCATGCCCTCCAAAGCCATTTGCAGGCCTCTCTATGACACTCTTCCAGCACATGCTCGGCCCAGTCAAAGAAAAAATCCAACATCACTTTATGATATACCAAAACACAGTTCACTTGAAGCCTCCAGTCCACCCAAAGATCTGCCAAGGGTCCAAATTTATGACAAGCCCCCACCTCAGACTCTTCCAAAAGAGTCAATATATGATGTTCCAGCCCAGGAGGAACTCAGTGCCCAAGTTCTTAGCCATCCACCCAGTGATCATACACCCCTAGAGTGCAGGGGTGACTCAAACAATGCTCATGAAAGGGTGCGGCTGCAACGGATAATCAATTTTATGGCCTGTACATCTTTCCATGACCTTACAGGAACTGGGGAGTCACTGGTACAGGAGAAGAGCAAGACAGGTAGAATACTAtgtcacactgcagcagatAGTCAAAGAAGCAGCACAGCCTCCAGCTCTTCCACCAGCTCCTGTGACTCTCTGGCTCTCAGCTCATCCTCGCCAGAGCCTCTGCGAGAGGTCACACTCACGCAAGAAGAGGCCTGCCGCAGACTTCTGGACCTGCAGGAGTCTGTTTGCAAAGCAGTGCCCAAGCTCATGGAATTTGTCAGCAGTCACTGGAGGAGCAAAGAACATCTGAAGAAACACCTGAATGAGATCAAACAAGCAGCAGAGGGGATTGCATGCTCTCTGTCATGCTTCCTAAACTTCGCCTTGGATGTTAAGGGTAATGCCCACCGCCTGACTGATGCCAATCTTCAGACTAGGCTCTATAAGCAGCTGTCCATCGTAGAGGACTCAGGCGTGATCCTACATCAAACAATGAGTGCTCTGAACACAGCTGGCTGGCCCCTCAACACACTGAGCCAGGATCCAGGGCAGGTCCAGACACCTGATCAACTGGAACGCTTCGTTATGGTTGCACGCACCGTTCCAGAGGACGTCAAGCGTCTAGTATCCATCATCAATGCCAATGGCAAACTTCTGTTCAGAGCTCTTCAGAAGGATCCAGAGGCTGTCAACACCACAGGTCAATTGGAGGCAAAGAAGAGTCCTAACAGGAGTGAACAAGGAGATGATTTAGTGGAGGATGACAATGACTACGTAGAGCTACAGGTAAAAGCTTAGCTCTCTGTCATCATCACATTTTAAACAGGCTACTTAGGGTACCTGATCTTCTAACTAAAAACAAGATAACTAACTTGCTTATTTGCATACTTAGCAATATATATGCTTTGGATTTTCttcagaacaaaaatgaaattgaaaagcagcaaaaagagGTGCAGAGGGAAGCAAAAGAAGATGTCACACCATTCTCCAACAAAGCACTGGTGAGTATTTCATATTAAGACAAGAGATTTGTTTTTGCTCAAAAAACTCCTTGGCCtgtttgaaaatgtgattttttacattttcaacaaaaaTGTAGCTACTAACAATTTAAGACTTTCTTAGTAAACACTGTGATCAAATATGTGGCCATTTTCACCTTCTTTGTTCCATTTCTCTGCTGCCCAGGCTGATAACAGGCGCCAGTCCAGCACCAGTACAGGAGAACATGAATCAGCCTCCCTGTCAGAGCACTGTCGGCTTTACTTCGGCGCTCTCCAGAAGGCCATTGCAGGATTTGTTGGCAGCCTTCAGGCTGGCCAGCCACCAGAGAAATTCATCTCGCAAAGTAAATTGGTGATCATGGTGGGCCAGAGACTGGTGGACACCCTGTGTAGAGAGGCCCAACGTGCAGGTTCCAGCCAGAGCCTCCTATGTAAAAGTAACCACCTGTGTGCTCTCCTGAAGCAGCTGGCTGTGGCCACCAAGAAAGCGGCACTGCACTTCCCAGATAAACAAGCCCTACATGAGGTTCAAGAGTTTGCAAAGGAACTGGCCCAAAGAGCACAGCACTTTCGGATAACACTTGAGctataatatatatgtaaatttgCTTGTACAGCAAAAGacatcatcagtttttttttagctatttctttatttagtcattttatcATCAACGGCTTTTTAGCTTCACTAGCCAAAAAGGTAATTACTTTTAACTGAATGTTGTAATAATTAATGCTGGttaaattttaatgttaaaatggtCACCAGGAATAGCAAAACCTTTTAAATATGGAGATgtatttgtattaaaataaaagacaaagtgGAGTTCCAAAATAGATTGCACATTTATGATATATTATTCAAGCCAGTTTGAAAATGCAATTTAACTAcaaagaatatatatattttttataatccaatttcattttctttgaatGTTGTTTGGTATGTGgctcttttatgtgttttattactttgttGTATAAGAGGTATACATTCAAGATTCGTAGTGTAATATTTTTTTGAATATCTAGATAAATACTGCAAAAGATGTGTTATGCATTCCCAAACTTTTCTTAAGAGAAGCCTGAGAGCAACACATGTTGGATTTTTATTGATATTAAaattaacaacaaaaaactgtgtTAATGTCAGTCTGAAGCTTATAGAAATAATATGATTTAATCTCCTAGGcaaaatgagttttattttgcatataaaagTGAATttcttatatattatatataatatattatatatatattaaaaaaaaaaaaaaaaaattcccgtctcacccctatgggtggtgtgtccttctcaatctcgggtcctctaccagaggcctgggagtttgagggttcttcgcagtatcttagctgttcctggcactgcgctcttctggactgagatctctgatgttgttcctgggatctgttggagccactctcccagtttgggggtcacagccccaagggtgccgattaccacggggaccactgttgccttcaccttccacatcttttctagctcttctttaagcccttggtatttctccagcttctcatgttccttcttcctgatgttgctgtcacttgggatcgctacatctaccactacagctttcttctgttgtttgtccaccactactatgtccggttggttagccatcacctgtttgtcggtctgtatctggaagtcccacaggatcttagctcggtcattctccctcacctttggaggcgtgtcccattttgaccttgggacctccagcccatactcggcacagatgttcctgtacactatgccggccacttggttatggcgttccatgtacgctctgcctgctagcatcttacaacctgctgttatgtgctggattgtctcaggggcatctttgcacagcctgcacctggggtcctgcctggtgtggtagatcccggcctctatcgatcttgtgctcagggcctgttcttgtgccgctacgatcagtgcctctgtgctgtctttcagtccagctttttccagccaccggtaggacttttcgatatcagccacttcttgtatctgtcggtggtacatgccgtgcaggggtttgtcctgccatgatggttcttgctcttcgtcctctgcatcgggcttctgttgcctgagatattcactaagtattccatcgcttggggccatcttcctgatgtactcatggatcttggccgtttcatcttggatggtggctctgacgctcaccagtccccggcctccttccttcctcttagcgtacagtctcaggatgctggatttggggtgaagtcctccatgcattgtgaggagcttccttgtcttgacatcagtggcttctatgtcctcttttggccagcttattatgccagcggggtatctgatgaccggcagggcgtaggtgttgatggcttggaccttgttcttcccatttagctgacttcttaggacttgccttaccctctgtaggtatttggctgtggctgctttccttgcggcttcttcctggttcccatttgcctgtgggattccaaggtacttgtagcatatatatatatatatacagtgggtacggaaagtattcagacccctttaaatttttcactctttgtgtcattgcagccatttgccaaaatcaaaaaagttcattttatttctcattaatgtacactcagcgccccgtcttgacagaaaaaaacagaaatgtagaaatttttgcaaatttatcaaaaaagaaaaactgaaatatcacatggtcataagtattcagaccctgtgcagtgacactcatatttaactcacatgctgtccatttcttctgatcctccttgagatggttctgctccttcattggagtccagctatgtttaattaaactggttggacttgattaggaaaggcacacacctgtctatataagaccttacagctcacagtgcatgtcagagcaaatgagaatcatgaggtcgaaggaactgcccaaggagctcagagacagaattgtggcaaggcacagatctggccaaggttacaaaagaatttctgcagcactcaaggttcctaagagcacagtggcctccataatcctcaaatggaaaaagtttgggacgaccagaactcttcctagacctggccgtccagccaaactgagcaatcgtgggagaagagccttggtgagaggtagagaagaacccaaagatcactgtggctgagctccagagatgcattagggagatgggagaaagttccacaaagtcaactatcactgcagccctccaccagtcggggctttatggcagagtggcccaacggaagcctctcctcagtgcaaggcACATGAAAGCCcgagtttgccaaaaaacacatgaaggactcccagactatgacaaataagattctctggtctgatgagaccaagattgaactttttggcgttaattctaagcggtatgtgtggagaaaaccaggcactgctcatcacctgccctttacaatccctacagtgaaacatggtggtgggagcatcatgttgtgggggtgtttttcagctgcagggacaggacgactggttgcaactgaaggaaagatgaatgcggccaagtacagagatatcctggaagaaaacctcttccagagtgctcaggacctcagactgggccgaaggttcaacttttcaacaggacaatgaccctaagcacacagctaaaataacaaaggagtggcttcgggacaactctgtgactgttcttgactggcccagccagagccctgacctaaacccaattgagcatctctggagagacctgaaaatggctgtccaccaacgttcaccatccaacctgacagaactggagaggatctgcaaggaagaatggcagaggatccccaaatccaggtgtgaaaaacttgttgcatcattcccaagaagacttcatggctgtactagctcaaaagggtgcttctactcaatactgagcacagggtctgaatacttatgaccatgtgatatttccgtttttcttttttaataaatttgcaaaaatttctacatttctgtttttttctgtcaagatggggtgctgagtgtacattaatgagaaataaaatgaacttttatgattttggcaaatggctgcaatgacacaaagagtgaaaaatttaaaggggtctgaatactttccgtacccactgtatatatatctatatatatatatatatatagatatatatatataatattaaatgaCTAGAGTTTAGTAGTGTTATTTGTTATTGCTAATGATACAGGAATGTTGGCAGCTTCGTTATGATAAACTGAAACTGCACACAACTCCATTTAAAGTTAACCACCCACTGTTCTGCCCACACAATGCAAAAACTAAGTAGAATTTCCACTTTCAGTCTGGTGGTACAATGGAAAGTTACAGTAATGCAAATGTGTGACACATTTATAGATTAGACTTTTCAAAATTAAGGTCCAGTTCTAAAAATATTGAAAGCACAGTCCCTCACTTCCTACCTTGCAGGATGTATATGTGGGCCAGATAGTGAAATTAGACAATTCTTGATAACTTGTGTAATAAATTGTATTGTAACCAAGTACTTTTTCAAAGTTAGACACCCAAAACGAGCCACTGTGGTTCACCATGTGGAAAATAACTGATTACTGCTGATTAAGGCCACTTCTTTAAGTGAAAAGAAGTGgcttcttttgctgtttttttaggCTGTAGACAATTCTGACCAgtctgtctttatgtggccctgtgatggactggtgacctttcACCCGAAGAGAGCtcggataggctccagcagatccctgtgactctaaatagaaataaacgGGTGTAGAGGATTCTGACCATCTACACACAACATCTGGAATCTACTTCATGACTGACTGGTAATTTAACTATATTTTATACATTCAAACCACTGTTTGCAGACTTTGAAATTGATAAAATTGCATATTTCTCATCAACTTAAGCTCAATAAGTCATAATGAGAaagtgaaacatgttttcagaaatgtctgcaaatgattcaaaatgaaaaacagattatttcTTTTATGAAGAGATACTTCACAGTGCGGTAAGAAGGTAAAGCACTGATAGACATACCACTGTAAAAATCTGCCAATCCACAGTTGGAATATGCAGAATTACTTACATTAAGTCTGTTGTTAGGTAACATTACATATACTTGAAACTC
Proteins encoded in this window:
- the cass4 gene encoding cas scaffolding protein family member 4 — its product is MSKLAKALYDNTAECADELAFRKGDIVMVIDQNVAGTSGWWMCSLYGRHGLAPANRLQLLPQTVTSPRSLCHATERSKLIDTETDDSMQNIYQIPSVPRLSSSPAYERMDMIYKVPSIPLSASKSPAPSEGHVGNKSISFKMVSSPEGEVYDVPCQARRASILPASTTPRRMSQKHSLISSLDLEKRFDSPKSLRCSSPGDSYVYAVPPSLPQDPNYDIPVPSATEAQTKVNGGYSTLPNPYKSEWIYDVPVSPEKQGSPQGSHKTMPSKAICRPLYDTLPAHARPSQRKNPTSLYDIPKHSSLEASSPPKDLPRVQIYDKPPPQTLPKESIYDVPAQEELSAQVLSHPPSDHTPLECRGDSNNAHERVRLQRIINFMACTSFHDLTGTGESLVQEKSKTGRILCHTAADSQRSSTASSSSTSSCDSLALSSSSPEPLREVTLTQEEACRRLLDLQESVCKAVPKLMEFVSSHWRSKEHLKKHLNEIKQAAEGIACSLSCFLNFALDVKGNAHRLTDANLQTRLYKQLSIVEDSGVILHQTMSALNTAGWPLNTLSQDPGQVQTPDQLERFVMVARTVPEDVKRLVSIINANGKLLFRALQKDPEAVNTTGQLEAKKSPNRSEQGDDLVEDDNDYVELQNKNEIEKQQKEVQREAKEDVTPFSNKALADNRRQSSTSTGEHESASLSEHCRLYFGALQKAIAGFVGSLQAGQPPEKFISQSKLVIMVGQRLVDTLCREAQRAGSSQSLLCKSNHLCALLKQLAVATKKAALHFPDKQALHEVQEFAKELAQRAQHFRITLEL